A DNA window from Enterobacter cloacae subsp. cloacae ATCC 13047 contains the following coding sequences:
- the mdtJ gene encoding multidrug/spermidine efflux SMR transporter subunit MdtJ, translated as MFYWILLALAILAEITGTLSMKWASVSDGNTGFILMLVMISLSYIFLSFAVKKIALGVAYALWEGIGILLITLFSVLLFDETLSTMKIAGLTTLVVGIVLIKSGTRKPTKPQKEQTHAAV; from the coding sequence ATGTTTTACTGGATTTTATTAGCCCTGGCTATTCTCGCTGAAATTACCGGCACGCTGTCTATGAAATGGGCAAGCGTCAGCGATGGCAATACCGGTTTTATTTTAATGCTGGTGATGATTTCGCTTTCCTATATTTTCCTCTCGTTTGCTGTGAAGAAAATCGCGCTGGGGGTGGCTTATGCCCTCTGGGAAGGTATCGGTATTTTGTTGATTACGCTGTTCAGCGTTTTGTTATTTGACGAAACCTTATCAACAATGAAGATCGCCGGATTGACGACGCTGGTAGTCGGGATTGTGCTGATTAAATCGGGTACACGTAAACCGACAAAACCGCAGAAGGAGCAGACCCATGCAGCAGTTTGA
- a CDS encoding AI-2E family transporter, producing MAKPIITLNGLKIVIMLGMLVIILTGVRFAADIIVPFILALFIAVILNPLVQRMVRIRIPRVLAITLLISIIIIAMVLLVAYLGTSLNELARTLPKYRSSLVIPLLQIEPWLQRAGIEVSVEELLKYIDPNAAMTLVTSLLAQLSNAMTSIFLLFLTVVFMLLEVPQLPAKLQHIMVRPVEGMGAIQRALDSVSRYLVLKTAISLVTGCVVWGMLVALDVRFAFVWGLLAFALNYIPNIGSVLAAIPPVLQVLVFSGLYDALILLAGYLVINLVFGNILEPRMMGRGLGLSTLVVFLSLIFWGWLLGPVGMLLSVPLTIIVKIALEQTAGGQSIAVLLSDMSHRG from the coding sequence ATGGCTAAACCCATCATTACCCTGAACGGCCTCAAGATTGTCATCATGCTCGGTATGCTGGTGATCATCCTGACGGGCGTTCGTTTTGCCGCCGATATTATCGTGCCTTTTATTCTGGCGCTGTTTATTGCAGTGATCCTTAACCCGCTGGTTCAGCGCATGGTGCGGATACGCATACCGCGCGTGCTGGCGATCACCCTGCTCATCAGCATCATTATTATCGCGATGGTGCTGCTGGTCGCTTATCTGGGCACATCCCTGAATGAACTAGCGCGCACGCTGCCGAAATACCGCTCGTCGCTGGTGATACCGCTGTTGCAGATTGAACCCTGGCTGCAGCGCGCGGGCATTGAGGTCTCCGTGGAGGAACTGCTGAAGTATATCGACCCCAACGCAGCCATGACCCTCGTCACCAGCCTGCTGGCGCAACTCTCCAACGCCATGACCTCTATTTTCCTGCTGTTTTTAACCGTGGTGTTTATGCTGCTGGAGGTGCCGCAACTGCCTGCCAAACTACAGCATATAATGGTTCGGCCGGTGGAAGGCATGGGCGCGATTCAGCGTGCACTGGACAGTGTTTCCCGCTATCTGGTGCTGAAAACGGCGATCAGTCTCGTCACCGGGTGCGTTGTCTGGGGCATGCTGGTTGCGCTGGATGTGCGGTTTGCGTTCGTCTGGGGACTGCTCGCCTTTGCGCTTAACTATATTCCCAACATCGGTTCCGTGCTGGCGGCCATCCCGCCTGTTCTGCAGGTGCTGGTTTTCAGTGGTTTGTATGATGCCCTGATTCTGCTGGCCGGTTATCTGGTGATTAACCTGGTCTTCGGAAACATTCTTGAACCGCGCATGATGGGACGCGGGCTTGGGCTTTCGACCCTGGTGGTGTTTTTGTCCCTGATATTCTGGGGTTGGCTGCTCGGCCCCGTTGGCATGCTGCTCTCCGTGCCGCTGACCATCATCGTCAAGATTGCGCTTGAGCAGACGGCGGGCGGGCAAAGTATCGCCGTACTGCTGAGCGATATGAGCCACAGAGGCTGA